TGAGTTGATCACAGGCTTCTTTTGCACCTCTTTCTCCCACTCTTAGTTTTTGGGGCAGTCAAATTTGTTGGAAATGCATGAGGGAGATGCAGGCGGTGGAAGAAGTCTGCAACACAGCAAAGCATGGCATTGCCTTGGCTTCACAGACGTAGATGCTGGCGTCAACCTATAGAGCCCTGGTGCTAGACTTTAACACAATTATATCAGGATCTGTGTGGAAATGGACAGGAGTCAACATGCTCACATAAACATTATATAGCACAATGACATTTGCACATTTGACACTAGTGTCATTGGTTCTTCATTTCCTTGAGGTCTTTCAGGCGCCatacaataaataaatgcaggCATGTTTGCTATGTCACTGAACACACTTCCTTTTGTGCTTGCAGTTTCTGCGGATGGTAGAGGCCTGTTCTAATTTCCTCAATGAAGCTCTTCATCCAGAGAACTGTGTTGGAATTCTGAGACTGGCTGATACTCATTCACTTGCTAAGCTGAAGCAACAGGTCAAGACCTACATCATTCAAAATTTCACTCAAGTATTGAACTATGATGAGTTTTTAGAGTTGCCCGTGGATGACCTCTATTGCATGCTAAAGAGTGATGACCTCTGCGTCACTGAAGAAGCTCAAGTGTTTGAGATGGTTATGAACTGGACACATTACAAACTATCAGAGAGGCTTCCTCTCCTGCCGTATGTGCTCGGGGGTGTGCGGCTGCCTCTCCTAGACCCTTGGTATTTTGTAGAGACTGTAGAAGCTGATCCACTTATCAGGCAGTGCCCCGATGTCTTTCCTCTGCTTCAGGAAGCTAGGATGTATCATCTGTCAGGGAATGAGGTGAGTAAAAGTTTGAGggggcaatcctatccaactttccatcgctgatgcagtcacaatgcagccccaggttgACAAACATCCCtctaacttgaggaggccttcgtgactgcccccccatgaTTGCCCCCCGTGCACTGTGCcaagtgcatgccacattggcacagctgcatcaaaaccggaaagttggatagggttgggtcctgAGTATTTTAAGAAATTCTTTGAACTGGTAACTGTCACAACTACTAGAAGCTGCTTGCTCTGTGGTCACCTTCTGTGGTGTTCCTGCTTTCTGCTTGTGGAAAAATGTGATTTCAAATTGTCTGTGTGTGGCATTGATAGAGGAATGATTCTGCCTGAGAAGTTCATTTCCTGGATGGCTGGTCAGTCCCTTTCACTCAATTTCACAGGCCTGGCCAAAGCAAAATGAGCACTTGAAGTGGCAGTTAAGTTCCTGACCTCTTTTCTTTTTGCATGGACATAAGTGTGGGCATgccctacctccccccccccactcattccacctccttctctgcctcctcagTTCTTCAGCCCTACCAATTCTCTTCCCAgctgtttccccccaaaaaaacaggcCAAGTAGGTGGAACACATGGAgagaatggaaaaggaagcatCTCCTTGCTCTCCAGGCTCCACCCACATACTCTGTGCAAAGAACCAGGaaccagggcctatgagaagaattttagcagggggtacaaagtttcttctgggccccttcccaaaggggaaggggggtaatgggggcaggcagaatgggggacaaaatagggcgggggagggtgctgacagccacaatagtctttgagctcaggtctactaggctccttgatgcagagcccagatctacacaATCATGCAACATTGgaagctagataaagtaatatggaaaacacactcctaagtctctctaaaatttttgaaatatagaaaatcgattgcagaaaattagcatcatcgtatttaggctcacactagaatggatcaaaatgaacttccacagcagctgtagccccacaacggggtccctgagcttctatacactctttcatgaatatgggatccacaagccaaagagctactgtagcaggccattTTTATCCCAGATTAgtcactgtgttaaggagggtcatagaAGCTTTCCTGgccctggtgtgtatggcttgcagcagcagttaacactgcataaACATGGTTGTGCCTcagcattatgcactggcagcgagttcaggtgagacaggaaaatgtcaagtcccaggagttttctgggcccccttctttggctcctgggtcccctttctgaccctgggccagagtacaaattaccccatttacccccctctcctaggccctgccaggaACAGGATCGGTGTTGGACAGAGGCAGGGTGCCATGATCTTTGTCCTGCTCATCTCATTTTCCTTCCCACAAGGGAAAGGAAGCGATTAGGTGGGAattcatggtggctgtggagTCCTACCCCCgttctccagcactgctgccacaattcctctcccaatcactggtgttggaggaggaagagaagatagGATACCACTGATGGTCCAATCACCTCACTTTCCTTTGTCGGAAGGAGAGTAGGAACAGTCAGGTAGCAGGCaaatggaggcagcagggaggggtATAAAGATAATTTGGCCTATTAAGACAATAGGTGCACATTGTATCCAGAGgggaaggcaggctgagaggcttcagaggggaaaggggaattatttccccttacccctccataagcctcccactcatcTATACCTCatcagatgtgcaccagctcatttgctgacacaagtccaaggagaagaaatgggaatAAGGAATAAGGTCTTCTGAATAAGGCCTCTGGAATAAGGTCTTCTGGGGTCTGTGTCAAGGTGACTCCCTTGCATGAATCTGCCTCTTTCTTGAACTCGTCTGCCATTCTCTGagtgcatgggttccattcctgggACCAGCTGAAAAGAATCCTAGTTAGTAGGAGAAAGCTCTGCCTGAGATCTTAGAAAACTACTGCCAATCAGACTACACAGAGCACAAGTAGAGGAATCAGTGTTTTGCTATGTAATGGTGGGTAACAGGTAGTTTacgttctagatcagtggttctcacacatttagcaccaggacccactttttagaatgagaatctgtcaggacccactggaagtgaagtcatgactggaagtgacataatcaaacaggaacatttttttcaatcctaggctgcaactctacccacacttacgcaggagtaagtcccattgactgtcattgttaaaagaatatacatagtagcttgttaaaagtacgggtctgtagcatttccccaaatgcagtcacatatgatgatagcatcaagtctaatctattaaaaataaaatattaaaatgaatggggacccacctgaaattggctcgcgacccacctagtgggttccaacacacagtttgagaaacactgttctagattatCTGTTTGTCTCATAAATTTTACAGAACATGACCTGTCTTTCtaaatagctctctctctctgtgtgtgtgtgtgtgtgtgtacaatctCCAGGTGTATGGAGCTTGGTGGGGAATTAGGAGGTTCGATTGAGAACAGTAGTACTAGGATTGAAGGTGGTTCTTCTGATAGCGTTGGATAATAATGATCTCTTTGCCTCTTGCTTTGATTTAGATCATTTCAGAAAGAACCAAGCCAAGGATGCATGAGTTCCAGTCAGAGGTGTTTATGATCATAGGTGGGTGTACAAGGGATGAAAAATTTGTGGCCGAAGTCACCTGCCTTGATCCTTTGAGGCGCAGTCGTTTAGAAGTGGCAAAACTGCCAAATACAGATCAAGAACTAGAGAGTGAAAATAAAAAATGGGTGGAGTTTGCCTGCATCACGTTAAAAAATGAAGTCTACATATCAGGTAAGAAACCTGAAAATGTCTGTTGAGGAAGGGATGAGAAATTGTTACAGCATATTCTAGGGATTGTAAATAGATATCAGTTGTTGGTTATCTTGACTACTGCATAAAACAGAAGATGATGTATGCTGCCATAAGGTTCTAGGAAGAGCAGGATACTACTGCCATAGTAGTAGTAAtagatgttgctgctgctgctaatgacTGCTCCAATAGGTATCTTGGATTAGCATTAAGTGAACAGTAACAGAGACAAGGATCCTGCACAGACCATATGAAAATATGGGCTCCAATTCGGAAGCATTCTTTTCAAACTCTTTCTTCTGCCCTGATTTAAAATAGTTGATTAGTGGAAGCAAAATCAATTCCTTCAAAAGCCTTGAGGAATGGTGTGAATAAATTATGGCTCAATCACGGGTCAGGAGAGGTAAAGAATGGAATTCAGTTCCTGTGAATGCGCACCCTAGCTGAATAGTTTGAAATCGGTAGTTTGGCTGTGACTGTATTGCAGTGCATAACATGACTGTTTTGCTGACAGTTTTCTGAAAATGGGGGATAGGTGCAAAGGACTGAGTCGTGAGGAAGGCTATGATGAATGATGGAAAGGCAATAAGGAGAAACTATGTACTCTTTCAGTTCTAAAACCTGCCTTCTTTCTCCACACATTCCATTTACTCATAAAAACAGAAGAACAACAGGGTAGAAATTTCACTGGATGCGAtcagtttcattttattttactattttatGTATGAGTATTTAACAGCATGGTATTTGTCAGTTTTTCCCATCTAATGGGTTAGTAAATCTTTTTTGTTCATGAAGGAGGTCAATTCCACATCATTCACAACCTGTCTAAGCACCTGTTAACATATTTTGATTCAGTCCATTGTAAAATAATCATCGGACTTCTGATTCGTCCTCTAACTACCATAAAGCCCCCAAGATGACTCCTAAAAGAGTATACTTTAAAATATGGTTTCCTTCTCATGCCATGTTTCTTTGAGACATCTGCTATCTGTGGCCACTGGCTCACATTGCTTCGTTAGACAGGGATCAGACAGACAGGGATCCAGATTCCCCTTCCTTACAGTAGTCTTAAAATAGAACTATGTAGGGGACATCCGCAGACAGATGACCGTTTGGCCCTTTGGAGTCCAtgcctatgcatatttacactGAAGTAAGTCCCCAAAGCCCAGTAGGGCATAAGTAAGTATGCAAAAATTACGCAAAGGATTGTAGCATTGCTTCTGTGAACAACAAGGAAAGCCCCCTGTGTAGGAGTCCACATAAAATGGATGACTGAAATCAGTATGTTCTATTTATAGGTTAGCATTACAGCAATTTGCATAGCTCTTTCATGAGAACAACAGCTGTCAAACCATAAGTTGGTGGGCATAATTGTTCTTATTCTTCTGTACATTTGTTTTGCAAGTTTTGCCCCCCAAGTGGAAAATCCATTACAGAATTGGCTCTTGGAAAATATTGACATGTGTTTAAAAATCATGAGAATTCAAAATgctgattttttgttgttgttgttctttggatgtgctttacagtgctttccATAAGGTTTCCACTGCTGTTCTTTGAAATTATAaacaaataagtaaaaaaaatttatgACAATTCTTTTTCAAGATTTTAAAGATTGCCTATGTGTGCTACAAGTAAGTGGTTCTATGGGGGATGTTCATGGAGTGATTTCTCGGTCTGCTCAGTCATCATGCTAAGATGGCTTCTGGATGGTTGACTCCAGTTTGGTGTGTTCCATTCATTGCAGGCGGAAAAGAAACACAGCATGAGGTCTGGAAGTATAATTCGTCCATCAATAAATGGATCCAAATTGAATATTTGAATGTTGGAAGATGGCGACACAAAATGGCTGTATTGGGTGGCAAAGTATATGTGCTTGGTGGTTTCGACGGTGTACAAAGAATCAATAGTGTGGAGACATATGATACTTTCCACAACTGTTGGTCAGAGGTGAAGTACAGATGTGCTTTTGATAGGGGTGAATCAGGGAACATTAAAGTAAAGGCATAGAACTGTCAAATGTTAATAAGCAAAAGTGTATTTTAGTTACTGATGATACTAAGTCTggaatcctatatgcacttatctGATGCatttgaattcagtaggacttatttaCCTTTGTCCAGCCTGCTCAGATCACTTGGCAGTCCTCACAGCTGAATCCCTGGCTAGTTCTGCATGGATGGCACACATTACACAAATGAATGATTCCTGCTGCTGAGCCACATTTCACTTGTTTttcccacttcctgtttcccaccCTTTCAATTTAGTATTAAAGCAGTGAAATAGGAGCACAATAGCAACACACAGGGCCAGCCGATCGATGAGGTCAacagaagtggttgcctcagacagcagattgatgGGTAATTcagcccctcccacagcctccctgccctgttatgccccttccccactcagtttcacccctcccctttgtcttccacccacccctcctgcttctccctctgacttacctgctcctgcTCTGTTGGGCGGTAGGAGAGCTGACAATATACTCAGGatggctccagccttcctgccagcagtaTGCTACTGAGCACCCCgccagaaagcactttatggcacttttgcagcaattAGCGCTGGTCAAACGCTTATTCTGCCAGTactaaagcccaataggattgggatctgagttaggttctcttttctttttggaatGGTTTGCAATATAATTCACTCTTGTGGCATCAATTGCCTTTTGTCTGCTAATGATATATTTTCCCATTCTGGCTACCATTTCTTTCCATCCActatttcctttcttttccctaaTAAATGTTATTACCACACCTTGAAGTCTTTTTCTTAACATTgtaatccttccttccttccttccttccttccttccttccttccttccttccttccttccttccttctcatttgctgcCCCTGCTATTGTAATATTCTTCTTATTGTTCTCCCAATTTTGTACCTCAGCCTTAAGTTCAACTGAGCACTTTACTTTCATACTTACCCCTTTGTTTGTTTCTCTCCACTCTACCTATTGTTGAATATACATGCTACATGATATCAAGATTAGTCTCTTGGCCACATTCCTGAATTGTTCTGTTTTGCTTGGAATGATAATAAAACAGGCCGCTCCTCTCCTGATCAACGTAAGCTCATTTGGGGCAGCCAGTTACAAGAAGAGACTCTACGTGATTGGAGGAGGACCCAATGGGAAGCTGGCTACTGACAAAACACAGTGTTATGATCCAGTAACAAACACCTGGAGCTTAAAATCGCCCATGCCTGTAGAAGCTAAGTGTGTCAGTGCAACAAGTTTCCATGACCACATCTATGTCGTAGGTAGgtatggcagcagtgctgcttcccaTACATTATATGATGATCATTTTCACTGCCTTGGAACACCTTTTAAGAATCCTGGTTGACCAGTAAGAAGGCTGGATAGTCACACCTCATCTCTACACAACCAAATGCCTCTTAGCTGGGGTAATGGGATGGGCACGGCTATGCATTAACTTCCAGGGATATAAATAGAGAAGATTCCTGTGACTGCACTTGGCACTCAGCAGTAAGATAACTGCTGATAGTTATCCCTGATGAGAATTGGGGCACTAATTACGGATGAGTTCCTTTACTGTGAGCTCCATTCTCTGCCATAAAGAATCAGAGTTGCTACAGTTTAGAtaagtggttctcagactttttagaggccatagagcagcgattttcaacctttttcatctcacagcacactgacaaggcactaaaatggtcaaggcacaccatcaggtttttgacaatggacaaggcacaccatgctgccagtggggggctcacattctcagactttaatccaaggcagtttacataggtaggctgttctaaacccctgtagggatttctTTACAATAGTAAacaatagttctagtctttcatagaactccttgttccagctggattccttcccggtctggcctctctctggccctttgcctcccacgctccacttgacggcaactcctctctgccaccgagggtcagctcatcagtatatcagcgtgtcgtcagttcttgggtacttccggttgttttgaactggcagcctcagattttCAGGcttacaaggcggcagctctaccaactgagccagacctcttgcctttgcacacctgtggaccactcacggcacaccaatgtgccatggcacaatggttgaaaatggctgccctgcaggctgctgcctgatttataaatgccaatgggtgtggctataatggtgattgggcagcagtgctccctcccacaagcagcagcttgtttatcccttaatgcacatagtctaatctgccctgtcagtttcacgaaccccccaaaattgggttgtgacccactggtgggccaaaaacccacaatttgagaaccactgggttagatatTTAAGACATTTGCCCCTGGCTTTGTctatcacagaaaaaaaaaacctgtcttCTATCTTCTCTTTGACTTTTGAGTGGAGGTAATCTGACTCCAAATTACTGGACTGAAACTTTtgtaatatttttaaaagtgcaaataaaTTTCCAGGAGGAATCATTTGCTCTCTTTCCGTTGCAGGTGGGGCAATGAGGGCGCTCTACTCTTACAGCCCACTCATGGACACGTGGTGCCTGGTGACTCAGTTAAATCATGAACGGGCCAGCTGTGGGATTGCCCCTTGCAACAACAAGCTGTTTATCACCGGAGGCCGGGATGAGAAGAACGAAGTCATTGCCACAGTGCTCTGTTGGGATGCAGAGAACCAGAAACTAACAGAGGAATGCATCCTCCCTCGTGGAGTCTCCCATCACGGGAGTGTCACTCTCCGGAAGTCGTACACTTACATCCACAAACTGGTATCTGGGGCGGTCTCTGTCTGACTTTGGAGGAAGACTCTGGAAAGGAAAGCAGGATGATAAATGATAACAAAATACCTCATTTCCCTGAAAGTTTTAAATAGGCTGAATGGGATGCAGCCACTGGGGCTTCCCTGTCCTTATGTGAAATCTTTGTATATTTGCTCAGTTTCCTGCTGTGTATAGCATACCTTAAATTATCTCCACATCCAGACATGCTGGTCTATTTATTGACCAACGGTGTCACTGAGAAGCTCAAAGATATGTGATATATTTATGGTCTAAACTCTatgagatgcatttttttttttgtaatttcatTTTGGACCAAGTTAAAAATGGGTCATTTTAAAGCGCCTTTTTCAATTTGCAGGTGCAGAAAGATCGAGCACCTCCTTGATTATAATAGCACAGGACACCAAAGACTGAGGTCGCAatactatacacatttacctgggagtaagtcccattggatttaTTGcggttcacttctgagtagacatgcataggattgtgctgtaaaggaaGGAAAggcattctatttttttttaaagaaacatgatTAAAAACAGGGCATGCAGGAATCACAAAGATGGAAGGAAACCAGTGACCTAGGAGCCAAGAAGAAGGTAGGTGACTGAGACAGACTAGTGAAAGAAATGAGGATCACAGCAAAGAGGGTGAAAAGGCAGGTGGCGGCAGCAAGTAATTTGAGCAGCTGAATAGCATATACAGACCTCCCTCCATCTTCGGATGATAAGATTCTGGAGAATAACTTCACAGGAGCCTGAGGTGTCCACCTGTCCTCTCCTAATGCAGGTTACGCCTTCATTTATGCATCAGCACAAGATAGAGTGGTTTGCATGGAGAGAGATCGGGAAAGCCCTCCCAATCTCATGATTATAAGGCTCAAGTTGGGCACTTCCAAGCCCAATACAAACAGCCTGATAGAAGCACTCTACAGGTGTTAATGGATATTTGGGCAAGGAGGTTTCCTTACCCATGCAGTGAATTGTCATTGCTTTCCACATGCTGCTCCATCTGTTGAATTGTAATAGCTGTTTGCTTGCCAATGAACTACCTGTGATGGTCTAAGCAGGCTGACCCTAGTGCAACACCTGTCATTTCCTTCTGCCAAGTTCAGTTACACAAGCCATCTGCCACACACCAATTAGGGACAGGACCCACATGCAAAGAAAAAAGTGTGTGATTAATAAAGGATTATCATTCACCTGTACTCGTCTTGGTTTCCTATTCGTTCATGCTTTCCTTCTCCCTTCACGCTCTCTTGTAAAGCTTAAACTCTGATCTTAGGTTCATTTTGCTGTGTCGCTGCCTTAATGTTAGTGTTAGACTTAGCAATATACAACTTTGATTtgctcagctctctctctctttctctctctcaaacagTCCCCACTCCACTGAcatctccccccaaaaaacccagtttcactgaattttatttatttattttatttatttactttatttatatcccgcctttctcctcaaggaaaccaaggtggcttacaacaataattaaaacacacattaaaaacataatttaaaactagGTAAAAAACTTATTAATTGATCCTGTCTACTCTTTGCTTTCATTAACAATCAGAATatcattttctttgtgttttctaCAACCCCACGTATGGTCCAGTAGGTGGCACCATGACACTATTTTTAACTGAGTGAGTTTCCAGGAACAAAGGAACAAAAACAATCCCCTGAATGACTGGTGTTGCAATACCATTTCCAAGAAACGAAGACGTGGTTTATAAACTCAAAAAATCCCAAAGCTTGATTTTTGATGGATCTTAGCTTCTCATAATCACATTACAGGGGTTGCTATTTGGCAAAGTATCCTAGGGGCTCTTTTGTTGTTTTGCCAAGTCTGCAGGTTTTGACACACATGGTACTCCCCACCATGTCTGCAGTACCACAAAAACCTTCCTCATTTCCGCACTGGAAAGACAGAATCTTTTAAAGGGTGCCTGCATAGATCTCCTGTGGACTCCTGTGTAGATTTTTAGAGCTGGTAGTGAGATTGTAAGTTGTCCTTGCAGCCAGTGTGAAATTGCTGGGAGTTGTTCCCCCCCCTTCCGGTCGTCCCATTCACACCCTGAAGGGTTGCTGCCACTAATACTGAAGTTTTGAGGTTTAGTCCTACCCTTGGTAGACAgcgggccctctgatgggcatagaAATTTGGCCAGTGCCATACCTGtccacagggcctctgagaggaattttatcaggaggtacagtttcttttgggcccctttgcccaaagggggagagatgaaacagagcggggaagggtggtgaccggtgagcagaatgggggcagggaggggcgaaacagggtgaggggagggtcgagacagctggaaaagtctttggagcccaggtctacccactcatgtggcatcagtagtgtccccagcatcctcagtcatggtagtgtccccagcatccatatgggcaacaagtctgataggaaaatgtcagatcccaggaaatttctgggccccctcctttggctcctgggccccccttttgagcctgggcccgggtacaaattaccccctttacccccctctcctaggccctgcctgtcCAACACCCTGACACCACTCCATTTAGAATGCTTGCAAGTGGAGGTCTAATGCTTTTATACTTTTATACAACATACATCTTCCAAAGTGCCCACCTTTCCTCACCCTTATGGATGTCTTCACTCTTAAAGCACCATGTCAAGTAATTTGAAAAGGCAACAGAAACACTCATTTAAAAAGGGCACTTATTAAACTACTagatgatttatttaaaaaaaaattagcagcagGTCAGAAGAGACAAACATCTCAAGAGCCGTTTTCATCACCTGATGGTCAAACAAGCAGGTAGTCAGGAGTGGTTTGTTTTCCCATGTTTTGCTTAAGCCACAAGGGATGTTTAATGTGTGCATCTTTTAATGTCTCCACAAGCAGATAATCTAAATCAGTAACTTAGGAGGTTTTTTACTGCTTCTCTTATCTGACAATGAACCAAGACATTGAatatgctccaatacacaaaatTCAAACATTTACAGTGAAAAAAATAGTAAcactcctttttatttttattttaaatctcATTGCTTTGTTTTGACATTTCTCTTCCCAGTGAGAGGTCAACAAATTCTTGAAAAGAATGTTATTTTCTCTAGTTTCTTGGCATTTAGTCTCCGAGTCCTTCCAGGAAATACTTGTCCTGATACTTTCCAAATTAGCATGGTCATGGTTGTCATATAGTGAACTGTGATTGGATAAGACTATAAAATAATGAAACATGATTAGCACAAATAGATATCAACACAGGATATATGTATAACAAGTCTATAGATAGAgtagagcccagttctacccagcATAGGAGCACTGGTTCTGTTAGGCTGAacagtgcctgctgaatcctgtgctggatttgagAAAGCTAGAGGTCTCTTccaagtaaggggacattcatccccttaccagtcccacccctcccaggcctgcaagcctatgcatgtctactcaaaattgagtcccattcagttcaatggaatttactcccaggttagtgtgtgttaaattgcagcctgagtttagAATGAATGCTTGAATGCCACAGAGTGCTTTTATGCCAGAACGGTTAATCAGAAGAAGAAGCTTCATAACGAAGTTATACACACTTTTATTACCTAAAGTGTTTTAAGAGAATACAGAATGAACTTCTGTCTCAGCTGATTTCAGTCTAGACAAACCTGTAATTACAGAGGGCTTGACTAGATGGCCTTGGAGACAGTATATTtctttggctggaatcctaactgtacttaataaagtaagtccagttgaaatCCGTGGGATTTGCTTTCCAAGTAAACacagataggatcaggctgcaagcAAACAGAGAGGCATTTTCACTCTCTGAGCCTCTACCATGTTATTTGCATACAGACAGGAAAATTGTCAGAAATAAATACTGAACAGAATCATTTATACATCAGATAGACCCTTGAGTCAACTTCAGTTTTAAATTTACATTGCAGAACTGTAAATACAGAAGCACTCTTAATGT
This portion of the Tiliqua scincoides isolate rTilSci1 chromosome 3, rTilSci1.hap2, whole genome shotgun sequence genome encodes:
- the KLHL6 gene encoding kelch-like protein 6, which produces MGDIVKKDLEEELLAPLENECSRNMGELVEISSNEKVKFDDTGLSMVLQNGLENLRLENSLTDITLCVGSMKFSCHRVVLAAASNYFRAMFCNDLKEKYEDKIVIKGVDAETMQILLDYTYTSKVLITNDNVQKILEAASLFQFLRMVEACSNFLNEALHPENCVGILRLADTHSLAKLKQQVKTYIIQNFTQVLNYDEFLELPVDDLYCMLKSDDLCVTEEAQVFEMVMNWTHYKLSERLPLLPYVLGGVRLPLLDPWYFVETVEADPLIRQCPDVFPLLQEARMYHLSGNEIISERTKPRMHEFQSEVFMIIGGCTRDEKFVAEVTCLDPLRRSRLEVAKLPNTDQELESENKKWVEFACITLKNEVYISGGKETQHEVWKYNSSINKWIQIEYLNVGRWRHKMAVLGGKVYVLGGFDGVQRINSVETYDTFHNCWSEAAPLLINVSSFGAASYKKRLYVIGGGPNGKLATDKTQCYDPVTNTWSLKSPMPVEAKCVSATSFHDHIYVVGGAMRALYSYSPLMDTWCLVTQLNHERASCGIAPCNNKLFITGGRDEKNEVIATVLCWDAENQKLTEECILPRGVSHHGSVTLRKSYTYIHKLVSGAVSV